In Paenibacillus protaetiae, the genomic stretch GTCAAGACCAAGCTCTTCCGTAATCACTTGAGCGCCAGTCAATGCCGCGATATCTTGCAGCATCGCTTTGCGGCGGTCGCCGAAGCCAGGAGCTTTAACGCCTACGGACGTAAACGTACCGCGCAGACGGTTCATGATCAGGGTTGCTTGTGCTTCGCCTTCGATATCTTCAGCGATGATCAGCAGTTGTTTGCCGGATTGAACCACTTTTTCCAGAACAGGAAGGATCTCTTGGATGTTGGAGATCTTTTTGTCTGTGATCAGGATAAGCGGGTTGTCCAGAACAGCTTCCATTTTATCCGTATCCGTAATCATGTACGGGGAGATGTAACCGCGGTCGAACTGCATGCCTTCAACCACTTCAAGCTCCGTCAGGAAGCCTTTCGATTCTTCAACCGTAATAACGCCGTCGTTGCCGACTTTTTCCATCGCTTCTGCGATCAGTTGACCAACTTCTTCGTCAGCTGCAGAGATCGAAGCAACTTGTGCGATCGATTGTTTGCCTTCGATTGGTTTGGAGATGTTTTTCAGCTCGTCAACAGCCGCTTTAACCGCTTTGTCGATCCCTTTGCGGATAACCATAGGGTTAGCGCCAGCCGTTACGTTTTTCAAGCCTTCGCGAATCATCGCTTGAGCAAGAACCGTAGCTGTCGTTGTGCCGTCACCGGCTACGTCGTTTGTTTTCGTTGCTACTTCTTTAACGAGTTGAGCGCCCATGTTTTCAAAAGCGTCTTCAAGTTCGATTTCCTTGGCGATGGATACGCCGTCATTCGTGATCAGCGGGCTGCCGAATTTTTTCTCCAGCACCACGTTGCGTCCTTTTGGTCCAAGTGTTACTTTTACCGCGTTAGCAAGCGCATCAACACCACGCAGCATCGAGCGGCGTGCGTCTTCACTAAATTTAATTTCTTTTGCCATTGCCAGTTACCTCCTCGAAAATATAGGGTTGATTAAGCATCGTCTGCTTAAAGTAATCGTGTTCGAAATAGCCCTCTATGTGTAAGGGGCGGCTTATCCAAAGATCGCGTGAATGTCGCTTTCCTTCATAATCAAATATTCTTTGCCGTCATATTTGATTTCTGTGCCCGCATATTTGGAGAACAAAACGCGGTCTCCTTCTTTCACTTCAAGCGCTACACGGACGCCGTCTTTTACTGCGCCGCTGCCTACTGCCACCACTTTGCCTTCTTGCGGCTTTTCTTTAGCCGTATCCGGCAGCACGATGCCGCTTGCAGTTGTTTCTTCTTTTGCGATCGGTTCGATCAATACGCGTTCACCCAAAGGTCTGATCATTGAAAATAGCCTCCTTTTAAAAATGTAACCTTTTTGTTTTTATTAGCACTCATAAGCATGTAGTGCTAACAACCATTTTTATCATACTTTTTTTTGAATCCAATTTCAAGTGCCCAAGAGCGCTTTTATTACGATTTTTACATGATCTTATCAAGTTTTTGAACCTGCGGAATGCATCTCCCCATTTACTATTCACCATTCCCGGTTTCCTAATCCTTCCTTTTGCCACAAAAAAAGAACCATCCGTTTCGCCGTGAAACGGATGGTTCCTTGCTTTAAGCTCATTTGGTCGCAGCTTACTGCTGCGCAGCGTTCATGCCAAGCCCGTTTAATATAAACTCGGTCATATTAGCGATTTTCTCTTCGATGGTTTCCTCTTCCCGCTTCAGCACCACATCCCAATAATGGTCTTCCCGTGCGAACAGCAGCACGCCCATAATGGACATAAAAGCGGAATCGAGCGAGCGGAAACGGAAACGCCCTTCTCGTTTGCCGGCTTCCAGCCATCCCCGCAGCCGAAACCACATCGGCGACATATGCTGCCGGATTTTATCGGTTCGAGGCGTTTCGAAAGAAACTTCCCGCTGAATAATTAACGAAATTTCCGGGTCGCTATGCCGGAACGAGCTTACTTCCCGGATAAAAAGCTTTACGCCTTCAACCGCATCCATAGCAGGGTCGATCTGATTAATCAGCTCATTCGGAAAAAACTGCTCAAAGATTTGACCAAACAAATTTTCTTTGCCGCCAAAGTAATATGAAATAAGAGCGATATTGGCATTCGCTTCCTCGCAAATTTGCCTGACGGTAGTTCCATCATATCCTTGCTTGGCAAACAGCCTTTTCGCTGTCAGCAAAATACGCAGCTTCACATCACCGTCAGAAGAAGACATTGGAGTTACCACCTTTACATCTTATTTGTTCAATGGCCGGCTGCTCGCTTTACTAAGCTTGTTGTGTGCTTTCCAGCTGGGCATGCTGCGGCGCGCCTTTAGGCGCGGTTTGTTTTTTAAGCGCAATGGCAGCCACGGTAACAGCCACGGCTACCGCCATAATTACAGCTAATGCGCCGGCTTCCCCGCCAATGCTGGAACCGCCGAACAATACATTCATAATTCCTTCTACCGCATAAGTGGCCGGGAGCAATGTGCCCAGATCGCTATAGAAACCGGATAACAGCTCGCGCGGCACAATAGCGCCAGAACTTACCAGCTGAGCCGACAAAAGCATAATGTTGAACAACATGCCCGGCATGCCAATAAGGGACAAAAACATTTGAGAGACAAACATAAATACAAGCAGGAACAGCCCTTGGAACATCCACATTTGGAAAAACTGGCTGTGGTCGATTTGTCCTCCGAGTATTGTAACAAATGATACGCCTACAAGCGACACTACAACTGCAGAAACAATGTTCAGCACCGCTTTCACGCCAAAAATTTGCCAGCGTCCGGCTTGTGCCCGCACCATCATTGTAGATTGCTCCAGGTTCATCCCCATGATCATTGCGCCTACAAAAGATGCAAGCACCATCATCATCGGCACCATCTGATTATTCATACCTTGCACGACATTCATCGAATGGAGTTCCGATGTCACCCGCTCCGACAAAGCATTTCCGGCAGAAGCCGCTTGATCGGTATTTTGGATCGTGCTGCTCAAAGCGGATTGGACTCCCACTGCTACCGCCTGCTTATTCACTTCGGCTGTAATTTGATCGGCAACGCCTGTCATAATCGATTTGATCATAGCCGGATTGGATTCGTTAACCCAATATTGAATAGCTGCCTTGCCGTCTGCAGCGGAAGCCTGCTGTGTAAACCCTTCAGGCAAATAAACGATCATTTGCAGATCGCGGTTGTTCAGTTCCGACTTCGCTTGTTCCAGATCGGTCAGGCCCACCATTTTAAACGGAAGTTCCTTCACCAGCTTATCGGCAATTTGAGTGCCAAACTGCTTATCTTCATTAACGACTGCAATATGCAGCTGTTTGGCACGGTCGGTTACACCGTCGTAAGCCGTCATCCAAATAACCGAAAAAATAATTTGGAACATTAAAGCGGTTATTATGCCTACCATCGTTGTTGGCTTTGACATAAATGCCTTTACCACTTGTTTCATGCTTCTCACCACTCCTATTTTTAAACATCTATTTAAAACATCTGTTTATTATAATAACATCATTCTTTTTATTGTCAATCAAAAAGAAAAAAGACCTGTCCGGGGGTCCGGGACAAGTCCTTTATGTCGCGTATTCATTTTCCCATTGCTGGTCTGCAGCCACTTGCTTTCGATAAATCATGCGGGACATAAATACACTTAGCTCGTAAAGCAGAATAAGCGGGATCGCTACCAGCGAGTCGGAAATAAAATCCGGCGGTGTAACGATAACCCCTATTGCGATTAGAATGAAATAAGCAAGCCGCCGCATTTTCCGAAGCCGAAGCGGATTTAGTACCCGAATGGCGGTGAGAAACATAATCGCTAACGGAAGCTCAAACAGCAGTGCAATCGGTATAACAATGCTGAACATAAAGGAGAAATATTGGGTAATGCCATACGTCTCCTCCAGTTGGAGCTGTGAGGACACATGCCTTGTAAAATTAAACGCAAGCGGAAATACAACCAAATAAGAAAACGACAAGCCGATCAGAAACATAATTAACGCAAAGGGAATATACTTCAATGTCGCACGCTGCTCATGCTTGCGGAGCGCAGGCTTCACAAACGCCCACAGCTGGTACGCCGCGAATGGAATCGTAGGAATAAGCCCGATTACAATCGCAAATTTCATATAGATGCCGATGCCGTCCCATAACGAAAACGCATGCAGCGTCATCGTATTGGCCGGTTCTCGGGTCGTTAAGTAATGATAAGCAGGATCTGCTGCAAAAAGGCCGCCGATAAGCGCAAGCAGCAAAACGATCAGCACATAAACAATACGTTTGCGAAGCTCGCCAAGATGCTCCATAAGCGGCATCAAGCTATCTTGCCCGTCAGCGGAGCCGCTGCCGGCAGCTGCATTATCCTCGGACGCCACGAATGCTCACTCCTTTATACCCTTTAAGCTATTGTTAGTCCGGGAGCCTCTTCGTATCCGTATTGGCCGTCTCAGCCGCAGCTTCCTTGACTTCTACACGCTGCGGATTGTTCTCTTTCGGGCTTGAATCATCCATCAAGTCTTTTGCGCCCGCTTTAAATTCTCTTAATGTCCGGCCGAAAGCTCGGCCAAGCTCCGGCAGCTTGTTAGGACCAAATAATAACAGCGCAACTAGTACCAGCAGAATAAAACCCGTTGCTCCAATCCCATTAAACATCGTTAGTTCCTCCTTTAGATGAGTGGACCTGTTTCAATTAGGCCCGTCCTTGCAATCCGCCATATCCCATGTGAATGATTTCCTCCCGCTCGATTCTGTTGCCAGCCAGTATTTGCGGCAGCAGCACATCAAACGAGGTGTAAGGATCATGCATGACACAGCCGGGCAAACCCATAATCGGAATACCGTTCAAATAGCCTACAAGCAGCATGGAACCGGGAAGCATTGGCGTTCCGTAACTAATGATGTCAGCGCCAGCTGCCTTAATCGCTCCAGGCGTACGGTCATCGGGGTCAACGGACATCCCCCAGTCACTAGTATCATATCATAACCTTTATCAGCCAAATAGTGGATTTCATTGACAATTGTTTGTCGATCATCCGGAGCAAAACGCTGCTCGGCGATCGTTGAGCCAAACGCTTCTACTTTGCTGCGGACCGCTGGTCCGAACTTATCCTGGATACGACCGCTGAATACTTCGCTGCCGGTCGTCAGGAGCCCGATTTGCATCGGTCGAAACGGCTTCACGCGAACCGGCGCTTGTCCATGGTTGGCGTTTCGGTAAGACAGCGCCAGCTGCTCAACCGCTTCGATTTTCGTTTTGGCGACAAACAATGGAATAACGCGGGTAGCCGCAAGTGCTTTATCCGCTTGTACCACCGTATTCGAACGAACGGTCGCCAGCGCAATTTCGCCCAGCGCATTTACAGCATGCACGAAATCGGCGTCAACCTGCGCCAGCCCAAGCTCTATCGCTTTTACCGTTACCTTCCCTTCATGCGGCTCCGTAAGTTTGGTGCCTTGCCCATACAGCGCATACGCCATGCGCTGCGCAGCATCGTCTTCATGCAGGTCGCCGTCGCCCAGCTCCATCACATAAATATGTTCCTTGCCGATATCAAGCAAGCTTGGGATATCTTCTTGTTCAATCTTATGCCCTTTTTTAAACAACCTGCCTTTAAATTCACCGGGAATAATCCGGGTCAAATCATGGGCAAGCCTGAGGCCAACCGCTTCATGTACCGGCACTTCCTTCAAAACGGTTGTTTGGCTCATACTGTATGATCCCCTGCCTGTCCCGTCAAAATTTCCAGCGCATGCGGCAGCTGATCCATGACAGCCATCAAGCTTTCATGCACGCCTTTAGGACTGCCCGGCAAATTGAGAATAAGGCATCTTCCCTTCGTCCCGCAGACGCCTCTGGACAACATCGCTCTGCGCGTTTTATGCATGGCGCCGGCACGCATAGCCTCCGACAATCCCGGAACGACGCGGTCAACCACCTTCAGCGTCGCCTCCGGCGTCACATCGCGTAACGATAATCCGGTGCCGCCGGTCGTAAGCAGCAGATCCGCGCGGTAATATTCAATCATTTCAATCATGGCAGCAATAATTTCGTCCTGCTCGTCCGGCACGACCCGGTAATCTACAATTTCGCCGCCTAGTTCTTCTTCAATCAGCTCGCGTATCACTTGCGCGCTTGTATCTTCTCTTTCGCCGCGAGAAGCTTTATCGCTTGCCGTCAATATTGCTACCTTCCACTGTTGCATCTCCCGTTCCTCCCGTCCCCTACCTGTTTATAGGTTTGTTGACAAACGGTAATCGCCGCTTTTTCCACCCGTTTTGGATACAAGCTGCGTCGGGCCAATTACCATATCTTTTTGAATCGCCTTGCACATGTCATAAACGGTTAACGCAGCGGCGGAAACCGCCGTTAATGCTTCCATCTCAACACCCGTCTTGCCGGTTGTCTTTACTGTTGCGGTAATATAAAGCGCATCGCTGCCATTGTCCGAAAACCGGACATCCACTCCCGTCAAAGGAAGCGGATGGCACATTGGAATCCAGTCCGACGTTTTTTTGGCTGCCATAATGGCCGCAACCTGCGCGACCGCAAGCACATCCCCTTTTCCTACAGTGCCCGCTTTAATCCGGTCCAGCGTATCCGGATGCATGGTTACCGCTGTAGAGGCCGATGCCGTACGGGCGGTAACCTGCTTATCGCTTACATCAACCATTCGTGCTCTGCCCTGATCGTTAAAATGCGTAAGCTGATCCATCCATTCCACCTCCTTCATCATCCGCAGCCTGCAGTTGTTCATTATGCCGGATCCCACTA encodes the following:
- the moaC gene encoding cyclic pyranopterin monophosphate synthase MoaC — translated: MDQLTHFNDQGRARMVDVSDKQVTARTASASTAVTMHPDTLDRIKAGTVGKGDVLAVAQVAAIMAAKKTSDWIPMCHPLPLTGVDVRFSDNGSDALYITATVKTTGKTGVEMEALTAVSAAALTVYDMCKAIQKDMVIGPTQLVSKTGGKSGDYRLSTNL
- a CDS encoding YhgE/Pip domain-containing protein; this translates as MKQVVKAFMSKPTTMVGIITALMFQIIFSVIWMTAYDGVTDRAKQLHIAVVNEDKQFGTQIADKLVKELPFKMVGLTDLEQAKSELNNRDLQMIVYLPEGFTQQASAADGKAAIQYWVNESNPAMIKSIMTGVADQITAEVNKQAVAVGVQSALSSTIQNTDQAASAGNALSERVTSELHSMNVVQGMNNQMVPMMMVLASFVGAMIMGMNLEQSTMMVRAQAGRWQIFGVKAVLNIVSAVVVSLVGVSFVTILGGQIDHSQFFQMWMFQGLFLLVFMFVSQMFLSLIGMPGMLFNIMLLSAQLVSSGAIVPRELLSGFYSDLGTLLPATYAVEGIMNVLFGGSSIGGEAGALAVIMAVAVAVTVAAIALKKQTAPKGAPQHAQLESTQQA
- the groES gene encoding co-chaperone GroES → MIRPLGERVLIEPIAKEETTASGIVLPDTAKEKPQEGKVVAVGSGAVKDGVRVALEVKEGDRVLFSKYAGTEIKYDGKEYLIMKESDIHAIFG
- the tatC gene encoding twin-arginine translocase subunit TatC; this translates as MPLMEHLGELRKRIVYVLIVLLLALIGGLFAADPAYHYLTTREPANTMTLHAFSLWDGIGIYMKFAIVIGLIPTIPFAAYQLWAFVKPALRKHEQRATLKYIPFALIMFLIGLSFSYLVVFPLAFNFTRHVSSQLQLEETYGITQYFSFMFSIVIPIALLFELPLAIMFLTAIRVLNPLRLRKMRRLAYFILIAIGVIVTPPDFISDSLVAIPLILLYELSVFMSRMIYRKQVAADQQWENEYAT
- the groL gene encoding chaperonin GroEL (60 kDa chaperone family; promotes refolding of misfolded polypeptides especially under stressful conditions; forms two stacked rings of heptamers to form a barrel-shaped 14mer; ends can be capped by GroES; misfolded proteins enter the barrel where they are refolded when GroES binds), encoding MAKEIKFSEDARRSMLRGVDALANAVKVTLGPKGRNVVLEKKFGSPLITNDGVSIAKEIELEDAFENMGAQLVKEVATKTNDVAGDGTTTATVLAQAMIREGLKNVTAGANPMVIRKGIDKAVKAAVDELKNISKPIEGKQSIAQVASISAADEEVGQLIAEAMEKVGNDGVITVEESKGFLTELEVVEGMQFDRGYISPYMITDTDKMEAVLDNPLILITDKKISNIQEILPVLEKVVQSGKQLLIIAEDIEGEAQATLIMNRLRGTFTSVGVKAPGFGDRRKAMLQDIAALTGAQVITEELGLDLKSTTVEQLGSARQVRVTKENTIIVDGAGDKADITARVNQIRAQLEETTSDFDREKLQERLAKLAGGVAVIKVGAATETELKERKLRIEDALNSTRAAVEEGIVSGGGTALVNVYKAVAAVQAAGDEQTGVNIVLRSLEEPIRTIAANAGQEGSVIVERLKNEKIGVGYNAATGEWVNMFEAGIVDPAKVTRSALQNAASVAAMFLTTEAVVADKPEPKGAAAPDMGGMGGMGGMM
- a CDS encoding TetR family transcriptional regulator; the encoded protein is MSSSDGDVKLRILLTAKRLFAKQGYDGTTVRQICEEANANIALISYYFGGKENLFGQIFEQFFPNELINQIDPAMDAVEGVKLFIREVSSFRHSDPEISLIIQREVSFETPRTDKIRQHMSPMWFRLRGWLEAGKREGRFRFRSLDSAFMSIMGVLLFAREDHYWDVVLKREEETIEEKIANMTEFILNGLGMNAAQQ
- a CDS encoding twin-arginine translocase TatA/TatE family subunit; translation: MFNGIGATGFILLVLVALLLFGPNKLPELGRAFGRTLREFKAGAKDLMDDSSPKENNPQRVEVKEAAAETANTDTKRLPD
- a CDS encoding MogA/MoaB family molybdenum cofactor biosynthesis protein, coding for MQQWKVAILTASDKASRGEREDTSAQVIRELIEEELGGEIVDYRVVPDEQDEIIAAMIEMIEYYRADLLLTTGGTGLSLRDVTPEATLKVVDRVVPGLSEAMRAGAMHKTRRAMLSRGVCGTKGRCLILNLPGSPKGVHESLMAVMDQLPHALEILTGQAGDHTV